GCCGGACTGCATGGGCCGATGCTGTCAAAACATTACTATCTTGTTGGACCCGTGGGATGTGGAAGTGATGGCCCGGCACCTTAATCTGCCCGGCCAGCGGTTTTTTAAAGATTATTGTGCAATGGAGCCCGACCGGGATACCGGCTGGCCTGCGGTTTGGCTGGCTCATGCCGCCAACGGCCGCTGTGCGTTTATGCTGGAGGATGGCAGGTGTTCCATTTACCGGTCCCGGTCCCGGAACTGCCGCACTTTCCCCCTGGGACGGGCGGTGCGCTATCACCGCGACGGTGATGTGTGCACTAAAGAGGACTGTATCTTCATGGTGGACCGCGAGCATATGCAGTTCTGCCTCGGCCACACAGCCGACCGGGTTTGGACGGTGCAAGAGTGGTACGATGACGCCGGTGCGGAGGATTATTACCGAATGTCCGACCAGTACACCGAACTGGTTGATTATGCGGCTCGGGTGCTGCAGTGCCGGGAGTGGATGAGCCCTAAAATAATGCAAATGCTGATGCCCTTTTTATTTGCCCCTGACCTGCTGCGCGTCAAGCTGGGTATAAGCGAGAAACAAATCGACCACCGGGAATTCCACCGCCGGCGCATGGAGGCCGTTAAGCTAATTCTTACCGATGTGGCTTTGGGCTGTGGCTGCGGGCCGCAGACCGATGTCGGCGCGGCTGCCTTTGCCGGCAGCCTGATGGACCGGGTGAAAAAAGTGATGACTGCCGGAGCTTAAAATTGATCTTGTATGAGCGGCACTGTCAGAAGGGTGGAAATTTAATTTTTGGCAATTAGTTATAAGGTTTGTCAGCCATCCCGGGTATTTAAATGTTCCCGGGTGGCTTTGGGTATTCTGGCATATGTCTTGCATATTTACACTTTACATAAGTATTCAATAAATTATTTCATGGAGGGATGTATTTTGCCGTCGATAAAAAATATTGACGATATGACCAGAGAACAGCTAATTGATTTTATAGCAGATTTAAGTAAGCGCTGGCTTGCTCATGACGGTCTGTGGTTTCAGGCCGTAGAGAAAAAATACGGTATGGATAACGCTATTGAAGCCGATGCCGCGGCTTGGGAAAAGTTTACGGTCATTGAAGCCAAACGGATTAAACAGTTTCTCGGGCTGCCGGAACAGGGCGGGCTGGAGGCGTTGGAACTGGCCCTGCAGTTCCGGCTATATGCTTTCCTAAATAAACAGGAAATTATTCGCGAGTCCTCCCATAAGTTGATTTTCCGCATGAATTCCTGCCGGGTGCAAGCGGCTCGTGAACGCAAAAAAATGGACTTTTTCCCGTGCAAGCCGGTAGGTTTGGTGGAATACAGCGGCTTTGCCCGTGCCGTTGACCCGCGTATCAGTACCCGGTGTATTTGTTGCCCGCCGGATGAGCCTGAGGAAGGCTGCCACTGTGCTTGGGAGTTCACACTGGAGGGGTAAATTGTAAACAAAAGTAACCACATGATTTAAAGGGCCGGTAATAATGCCTTGGGGCATAACCGGCCTTTTCTGTTTACAATATAGCCAGTTGCAACCATTGAGATACTACAGCGGCTGGTATTGTTCTTGCATCTTTTTTAAAATAAATAAGAATGAATTGTTAGGCAGGGGGTGATGGTTGCTATAACAGCGTGAATCTTGCCGTATAAGCACCTGGCGGCAGCCAAGTTTTAAAAATATCTAAATATTCAACCATTTAAAAATGTAAAAAAAATTTACACAAGTTAACAACAATTAATGGGGGGAATGAAAAATGAGTGATAAAAATCTGCAAATGCTGGATCTGGAGTTAAATGAAAAGGCGTTATCGGTTAAAAAAGGCGGAGCTCCCAAGTATCATACCGGCAATGCTAAAAAAGGCAAGCTATTTGCCCGGGAAAGATTGGAGTTGCTGCTTGATCCCGGCTCCATCACAGTAGAGGACGGCCTGTGGGGCAATAACCTGGCCGAGGGGCTGCCGGCAGATGGTGTAGTTACAGCGGTGGGTAAAATCCACGGGCGTACTGTTTGTGTCATGGCCAATGATTCCACGGTAAAGGCGGGCTCCTGGGGCTGGCGTACGGTCGAAAAAATTATCCGTATTCAGGAAACGGCCATTAACATGCAAGTGCCCATGCTTTATTTGGTGGACTCCGCCGGAGCCAGAATTACGGACCAGATTGAAATGTTCCCTGGTCGGCGGGGAGCGGGCCGCATTTTTATAAATGAAGTAAAAATGTCGGGCATGATACCGCAAATATGCCTGCTTTTCGGTCCCTCCGCTGCCGGCGGGGCGTATATTCCCGCTTTTTGCGATGTGGTGTTCATGGTGGACGGCAATGCCAGCATGTACCTGGGCTCGCCCCGCATGGCGGAGATGGTGATATTTGAGAAGGTTACCCTGGAGGAGATGGGCGGCGCCCGGATGCATTGCAGTGTCAGCGGGTGCGGGGACCTTTTGGCGGCTACGGAAAAAGAAGCTATTGAGGCTTGTCGCCGCTATCTTACTTACCTGCCCCGGAATTATAAGGAGAAAACCCCCTTGATTGAGGCGCTGCCTCCTGTCGAGGGGAGGGATATTGAAGCAATAGTACCGCTGGAAGAAAACCGGGCCTTTGATATGTACGAGTTAATTAACCGGCTGATTGATCGGGACAGCTGGTTTGAAATTAAAAGACTTTTTGCCCCGGAGCTAATTACCGGCTTGGCCCGCATTGGCGGCCGGGCGGTGGGTATACTGGCCAACCAGTCTATGGTCAAGGGCGGTGTGTTGTTTGTCGATTCGGCGGATAAGGCGGCCCGGTTTATGAATTTGTGCGATGCCTTCAATATACCGTTGCTGTTCTTGATGGATGTACCCGGGTTTATGATCGGTTCCGCCGTGGAACGCCAGGGTATTATCCGGCACGGGGCTAAGATGATTTCCGCTATGTCCGAGGCCACGGTGCCTAAAGTGTCCGTGGTGGTGCGCAAGGCTTATGGTGCGGGGCTGTACGCTATGTGCGGGCCGGCCTTTGAACCGGATTGCTGTATGGCTCTGCCTTCGGCGATGATTGCCGTGATGGGTCCCCAGGCGGCGGTGAACGCGGTGTATGAGAATAAAATCAACGCCCTGCCTCCCGAGGAACGGCCCGCCTTTGTGCAGCAAAAGCGCGCCGAATATGCCCGGGACGTGGATATATACCGCCTGGCCTCGGAATTGGTGGTGGACCATATTGTCGGCGGTGGCGAACTGCGGGATGAGTTAATTAAACGGTTTGCCCTGTATGAATCCAAGGAAAAGAAATTTACCGAGCGCAAACACCCGGTGTACCCTGTGTAGCGGAAGTTTCCATTAAATAGATTTTGCAAGGAGGGCAGCTTCATATGGAATATCAAAATATTAAGCTTATCAAAGAGGGCCACATTGCGATTATGTCTATTAACCGGCCGGAGGCGATGAACGCCTTAAGCACCGGGACCGCCCGGGAAATACTGGCCGCTTTGGAGGAAATGGAACTTGATGATGATGTATTTGCCGCGGTATTCACCGGCGAGGGCGACAAGGCCTTTTGTGTGGGAGCCGATTTAAAGGAAAGAAAGACGATGACCCGGGAGGAAATGAAAAGGCAGCGGGCGCTTTTCGTACGCGCTTTTACCGCGGTGGCCGAGTTTCCCAAACCGCTGGTAGCGGTGGTGAACGGCTTTGCGCTGGGGGGCGGTTGCGAATTTGCCCTGGGCTGTGATTTTATCATAGCCTCCGAAAAGGCTTCCTTTGGTTTGCCCGAAGTCGGCCTGGCTATTATACCAGGCGGGGGCGGCACTCAGCTTATGCCCCGGGTAATCGGGCGCAGCCGGGCCAAGGAGTTGATTTTTACCGGACGGCGCATTAGTGCTCAGGATGCATATAAGCTTGGTCTGGTCAACTATGTTGTGCCGCCCGAGCAACTGATGGAAAAGACTATACAAGTTATGCGGGAAATTGTCAAGAACGGTCCTGTGGCCCTGCGGCAGGCCAAGCGTTCCATCAACCTGGGGGTGGAGCTGGAACTGAATACCGCTCTGGCTTTGGAAGCTGAGTGCTACAACGTTTGCCTGGCTACCGAAGACCGGGACGAAGGTTTGCTGGCCTTTAATGAAAAGCGTAAGCCGGTTTATAAGGGCAGGTAGCTCAAAGGCCGGTTGCCTATGACCGCGCATATTTCCCCGGGCCTTGGCAATCTCTTTAAGATATTCTTAGCTGTATTATCTTAACTAAATGACAAGGAGGTAAGCAATGTTTGAACTGCAATATCCTAAAAAAGTAATAATCGGTGACATAACTGTACGGGATGGTTTTCAGCATGAGGAAATTGTTGTGCCCACCAACGCCAAACTATGGGTTCTGGAGGAGTTAATACTGGCCGGTTTTAAGGAAGTTGAGATAACCAACTTGGGTAATCCCAAAGGCATGCCTCAGTTTGCCGACGCCGATGAGCTTTTCTATAAGCTATATAACTCCAAAAGGGTGAAGGATAAACTGCCGGATGTTGAACTAACCGCCATTACCATCAGGGAAAAGGCCGTGGAGCGGGCTATTGAATTAAAACAAAGGGGATACGGGCCCACTCGTATTTTACAGATGGTTTCCACATCGGCCTCGCACATGGTAAAAAACTCCGGCCTGGATCATCAAAGCTACTGGAAGATGACCGAAGAATCAATTAAAAAAGCTCATGATGCAGGTATAAAAGTGAACGGCACGGTGAGTACCATTTGGGGGTGCCCTATGGAAGGCCCTACTGAGTTAAAGGACGCGGTGGAGTTTACGAAAAGATATTTGGAATTGGGGGCTGATGATATTGAGCACGCCGATCACGACGGGTCCGCCCCGCCCAATAAGGTATACGAGTATTTCTCCATGATTCTGGATGCTATGCCCGATCCCAATTTGCACGTGGCCCACTTTCATGTTACCCGGGGCTGGGGACTGGCCAATGTTTTGGCGGCCCTGCAAGCCGGTATAACCCGCTTTGAATGCACAATGGGCGGTACGGGAGGACAGCCCGCCAATTTTGTAGGCGGCTGTCCTGTTTCGGGTACCGGTTCATACTATTACCAGGACCCCAATATAGTTGGTCTGGTGTCCACTGAAGATATGGTGGTTATGATGGACGAAATGGGTATTGACACGGGAGTGGATGTGGACCGGGTGCTGGAAATAGGTCGCGTGATGGAAAAAATTCTAGGCCGCCGGCTGCGCAGCGAATGTATTAAGACGGGACGAATTCCCAAGAAAGCCACCGGTTTTTAAAGGGAAAGCGATGCATTGGCCCGAGAAGGTTTTAATTCGCGAGGTTGGTCCCCGGGATGGGCTGCAAAATGAAAAAACAAAGGTGTCGACGGAAGATAAAATTGTATTGATTAAACAGCTTGCCGGTGCCGGTATCACTGCTATAGAGGCCACTTCGTTTGTGCATCCCCGGGCCGTGCCTCAGTTAAACGACGCTGAGGCTGTTTTAAGCGGCCTGGGTGATCTTGGCCGGGGAGTAACTGTCAGCGCTCTGGTGGGCAATATCAGGGGAGTCGAAAGGGCGCTTGCTGTGAGCCATACTTGTTTGCGTGAAATAGTAGTGGTTGTTTCCGCCAGCGAGGCGCATAACCGGGCCAACTTAAATTGCTCGATAGCCCATGCGCTGCGGGAGTTGAAGGAAATTGACCGTTCGGCCGGAGGGGTTTTGCAGGTGCGGGGTACGGTAGCCACTGCTTTCGGCTGTTCTTACCAGGGGGACATTAACAGCAGTGATGTTTTTAAAGTCGTCGAGGGCATGCGGACAGCAGGTATTCGGCGGATTGGTCTGGCCGATACTGCGGGGCTGGGTAACCCCCGGCAGGTGTATAACTTGGTGCGGGAGGCAGCGGTACGTTACCCCGGTACCAGCTGGGGGCTGCACCTGCACGATACCCGGGGGTGGGGATTGGCCTGCGCCATAACCGGCATGCTGGCCGGAGTGAGCGCGTTGGAGTCATCGATTGGCGGATTGGGCGGATGTCCATTTTCGCCGGGGGCGGCCGGTAACCTGGCTACCGGTAGTCTGGTGCGGGTGCTGAAAAGTATGGGCATTCACACCGGTGTTGACTCCCGGCGGCTGGATCATTGTGTTCGGTTTGCAGAAAAGTGTCTGGGGCGGTATTTGTTGTTATAGGGCTAAAACGATACAGTGCGGCATTTTCAGCACAATTATTTAGTTGCTTTGTAAAAATTTCTATAGACGTAACGGTTAGGGTTTTGTACAATTAAATTAACCGGTTGTACAATCGGCAAATAAGGGGTAATGCCCCGGATTACTGGAGAGAGGGAGGTCATAAAAATATGTTCATGGTGCAAATCGATCCTGATAAATGTGAAGGTTGCGGCGAATGCGCATCGTCCTGTCCGGCTGAAATCCTGGAAATGGATGGCGATAAAGCTGTTGTTGCCGGCGATCCCAGCGATTGCCTGGGTTGCGAGACCTGTATAAGCGTTTGTCCGAATGGCGCTGTTACTCTTACTGAATCATAATATTAACTTAAATATGGTCGCATAATAAGCCCATATCCAGCTGGATGTGGGCTTATTTTCAGTACATCCAATCTTTTGCGAATTTTGTCCGGACCGTCGTTAAATGAAGCCAGAAAGCGACATTATAAATCGTTGTTGCCCGCAGTAAAAACATTTATCATAAATATTGGAGGTGAACAGCTTGTATTACATCGCGGGGGTAACTAAAGACGGCATGGAAATGTGCTGTGATTTTGGGTTTGACATGATTGAGCGAATAGTACTGGATGATGTCCTTATGGATATTCCCCAAAAGGTAATGGATGAGTTGGATATTGCAAAGAGGTTTTCCTATTTTGGGGATAAACCAGATGTCAATGTTGTTGATTTGGTGGGCCAAAAAGCACAGAGGCTGCAAATAAAATATGGTATTGATGTTTTGCGCGAACATTGCCAGTCGGTAATAGTAGAGAGAAAGCCCTTGCTGGCAATATTGAAAAGAATGTGGATTAAGCTCAGGAACGTGCCGGGCTGGCAGTGTGGATTAAAGATTATGCCCACCGAGCTTTTTAAGCATATAGTGCTTTATCACCCTCAACTGCTGCGCAGTCTGCTGGGCAAAGAAAAATACGGGGTTTGGAACCATGCGGATGATCGTGTGCGTGCTATTGGCGTGCTGAATAAATTTATTGATTTTTTGGAACATAACGACAACTTGCGACAGATTGCGATTTATAATGAATTGACTTGCCCGCATTGGGATGCTTCGGGTGAAATGCGATTTAACAGCAGTGGCCGGCTGGTTGCCTTTAATTATTTCGGCAGGGGTAATGGCCAGTCTTATAAATATTATTCACAGCTGGAAGTGTGGCAAAGAACCTAATCCCGCAGGATTTGCCCTTTTTTTCAAGAAAGATATAGATATATTTAATGCAAAAGAAAAGACGCGGGGGGCATGCGATATGGACAGGCTTTGGGCGCCGTGGCGTGGTGTCTATATTGGTAAAGAACATGATGCAGAGTGTATATTTTGTGAAAAATTAAATGCCGGTGTTGATAAAGATCGGGAAAATTATGTGCTGTATCGTGGCGACAAAGTGTTTGTAATACTGAATATATATCCTTACAACAATGGTCATTTACTGGTGGCACCCAAGCGACACGTAGGTGATATTGAGGCACTGACCGTTGATGAAATGCAGGAATTGTTTACTGTTACACAGCGTATGGTCGGAATGCAGCGCGGCGCTTTTAACCCTGATGGCTTTAACGTCGGGATAAATTTGGGTAAGATAGCGGGGGCCGGTATACCGGGTCATCTACACATACATATTGTGCCCCGCTGGGGTGGTGATACTAACTTTATGCCTGTGCTTGGTGATGTGCGGGTAATCTCGGAGGCTTTGGAGACAACTTATACAAAGCTAAAGCAAGCATTGGAATGTGAATAGTAATGCTTAATGGTTAATATTACAAAAAAACGTTTCTTGACTTGAAACAGTGATTATGATAAGATTGTTCTTGCGTTAAGGAAACGACATAAAAAATAATGTGGTGGGTGTAGCTCAGCTGGTTAGAGTACCAGATTGTGGCTCTGGGGGTCGTGGGTTCAAGTCCCATCATCCACCCCAGTCTTTTGGGGCGTTGCCAAGCGGTAAGGCAACGGGCTTTGGTCCCGTCATTCGTTGGTTCGAATCCAGCCGCCCCAGCCAAAACGGTCGCTTTGTGGCCGTATATGACCTATTAGCTCAGTTGGTAGAGCACCTGACTTTTAATCAGGGTGTCCCGCGTTCGAGTCGCGGATGGGTCACCAAAACCAATAATAGCAAGGAGTTTAGCCTTATTAGCAGGTTAGACTCCTTGTTTTTTGTATTGCCGCCGGATTAAGCAAGTTACGGGGCACAAGACTAGGTTTATTTTTGCGGATTGTTAATAATTAATTAATGTTAAGTTAATTATAACCAAGTTGTATAATAGCAGTCAGGTTTTTTTGTTCCTTTGTCGCTAAATAGTGTCACACATACTCATTGTTATAAAGGGCACTATAAAGATACCACCGGAAAACAAAAAAATAATTGATGAGGAGGTTTATTCTGATGGCACAAGGACAAAACAGGAACAGAAAACTGATACCGCAGGCAGGCAATGCAATGGATCAATTTAAATATGAAACCGCAGCGGAATTAGGTATTCAAAACTACCAGGGTTATCTTGGCGACTTACCCTCAAGGGTTAACGGGGCAGTTGGCGGCAACATGGTCAAAAAAATGATTGCTGCCTACGAGCAAAGCCTGGCTCAGGGACAACAGCCTCCTACTCCGCAGGTAACCAACCAGCAGCCGACTCCTTAAAAAAGACCTTAATAAGACTACCGGCCTTAGCAGGGCCGGTAGTCTTATTTTCTACCGGTGCCGCTTTGCTTTATCAAATTTCAAGACTCCCATTTCTATAAGCGGAAGTTCCTATCTTTACTTCAGGTAGGGTGGAATACCCATCTGAAGTCCTGTTGTTCGGCTTTAGCTGAACGAGTTTACTTTGTGTCTGCCGGATTCTTCAGTTAGGATTTAATTTAAAGAAAAGCCGTTCACTGTCCTGTTGGCTTAAGTCTGATTGACTGCGGTTGCCTGACAGTATTTTCTTCATTAGTCTGAGTTTTATGCATAGCGGAAATATTTTTAGCTCATCGTAAGGAGGAGCGATTGCGAGTGCGGCCTCATTTTAATAAAACGAGGGTAACAATAGATTGTTTTTGTTATCGTTTGCGACAATGCTTTTGGTTTCGAATTGTTCATTAATATAGAGAAGACGTAAAATCTATATGACGAGTGGGAAATATGCGTTCCGTCCGACAACCTGACAGTTATTATGTTGCTGTATAGGCATTTTTGCCTGATATTGGCGTTTAATATGTTAATAGAAAAATAGCTGTTTTAATATGAAGATCCTGCACCTGTTCAGGGTTTTATTTTTTGCAGTTAAATAATAAGAATAATTGAGTTGAAAAAGTTTTAATTAATTTTGTTTTTGTGTTAATATTTTAATGTGTATCTATAGGCAGGAAGTCTATAGATACACATTAAAGGCAATAAATAAAATAGTAGTATATTATTAATACGGGAGGTATTAAATATGGCGTTTGAGGTTTATAAACCAAGATCATCTAAAGAGAATGTGGTTGCCTTTACAAAACATCATATTAGGTTGGGAGTGAAGCTGGCCGCTAAGCTAAAAAGTGATCGTGTGGAAGTGGCGTATGATAGGGAAACCCAACAACTAAGGATTAAAGCGGTGGATGAAGGTGGGCTGCTGCTCAACAAAAATAAAATCGGCGCCCGGGGAATATTTAAGTTTTTTGACCTTGATGGTAAGAGAGGCGGTTTTGAGGCCAGGTTTGATCCGCAGGAAGAAGCTATTTTCGTAAATATGGCTGAATAATAATCATTATTACTCACATTGACATAGCAATTCCGGTAGGTATACAATGTCTCAAACAACCGTTTGGGGAGATGAGATAATGCGTACCGGCATAGCAAATTTACCTTTACACGGGCATCGTTGCCCCCGGTGGCTTTTCAATCGGATGGTGCGTCTTAGCGCGGCTATTGTGGAGGCTGTGGTGGAGGAGTTCGGGGCGCGGGAAGTGCTGCGCCGTATGTCGGATCCCTTTTGGTTTCAGGCTTTTGGTTGTGTAGTGGGCTTTGACTGGCATTCTTCCGGATTAACCACAGTGCTTTGCGGCGCCCTAAAGCAAGGTATGGCCGACCGGCAAAAAGATGCCGGTGTATTCTTTGCCGGGGGGAAGGCAATGACTTCCCGTAAAACACCTCATGAAATTGCCGATTATACCGACCGGTATGCTTTGCCGGACAACGTGGCTGATTTGCAATATGCCAGCCGGATGTGCGCCAAGGTGGATTCGGCAGCGGTGCAGGACGGCTATCAGATCTATCAGCATTTCTTTGTTTTTACAGGTGATGGCAGCTGGGCGGTGGTTCAGCAGGGCATGGATGGTCAAAATGGTTGGGCCAGGCGTTACCATTGGCTGAGCGATAATTTACATAGCTATGTGAAGGAGCCTCACTCTGCTGTTTGTGGTCAAAGGGGGCTGAATGTGCTAAATATGGTTTCGCAAGCCAGCGGGCAAGCTCGTAATGTATCGGTTTTTCAGACCCGTGAACAGCCGGAAAAAATTATCACTGCGCTTAAAAAAATTGCTGCCCTGCCGCAGGAACAAATTGCCAGGTTGCATTTGCCTGCCGCTCACCCGGTGCCTCAGGCGGGCCGGATTGAAAAGGCTTTACGTCGTCTTTATGAGCTGGCACCGGAAAATTATGAGCAACTGCTGGCTGTCGAGGGGGTTGGACCGGCCGCCGTGCGGGCTTTTGCCTTGGTGGGTGAAGTGGTGTACGGGGTGCGGGCCAGTTTTCAGGACCCGGTGCGCTACTCCTTTGCTCACGGGGGTAAAGATGGTCACCCCTACCCGGTGGATAGAAAGAATTATGACCGTTCTATAGATATGCTGGAAACGGCACTGCGGCGGGTGCGGGTTGGACAGAGGGACAAACTGGATGCGCTTAGCCGCCTTGCTGCTTTGCAAAAGGGTTTTAGCCATTGAAGCAAGTTCTAAAATTCAGGGGGGAGAGTCAGCTCCCTCTGAATTTTGAACTGCAAAACGTATGATTTGGTTGGCGTTGCACTCCCACTTCTGTAAAATGGGGATGCAACGCCAAGTTAGTTATTTAAACTGGAGGTCGCTTAATGAATAATCGTGAGATTTTAAAAGAATTATTGGATGCCCGGGCTTTTGAACGCCGGACCGTAGTGCTTTCTTCCGGTAAAACCAGCCATTATTATTTTGATGGCCGGAAGGTTTCCCTGAATCCCCAGGGGGCTTATTTAATTGCCCAAATTATCTGCGATATGCTTATGAATGAAAATGTAGACGCGGTAGGTGGGCTAACCATGGGAGCCGACCCCATTGTCGGAGCTTTGGGACCGGTGGCCTATCAGCGAGGCCTTAATCTGTCTTTATTTATTGTTCGTAAAGAAGCAAAAAAACACGGTACCAGGCAGCAAATAGAGGGACCTCCTCTTTTGCCGGGACAGCGCGTGGTTATTGTGGACGATGTCATTACCACCGGGGGATCGGTGATTAAAGCGGTGCAAGCCGTGCGGGAGATTGGCTGCGAAGTGGTCAAGGCTATTGCTTTAGTGGACAGGCTGGAGGGCGGCACTAAAAACCTGGAAGAAATGGGCGTACGTGTGGAGTCAATGTTTACC
This genomic interval from Desulfoscipio sp. XC116 contains the following:
- a CDS encoding YkgJ family cysteine cluster protein gives rise to the protein MVLDFQRGIADKLANDTLEQLNMEDSFTFACGPDCMGRCCQNITILLDPWDVEVMARHLNLPGQRFFKDYCAMEPDRDTGWPAVWLAHAANGRCAFMLEDGRCSIYRSRSRNCRTFPLGRAVRYHRDGDVCTKEDCIFMVDREHMQFCLGHTADRVWTVQEWYDDAGAEDYYRMSDQYTELVDYAARVLQCREWMSPKIMQMLMPFLFAPDLLRVKLGISEKQIDHREFHRRRMEAVKLILTDVALGCGCGPQTDVGAAAFAGSLMDRVKKVMTAGA
- a CDS encoding DUF6125 family protein, coding for MPSIKNIDDMTREQLIDFIADLSKRWLAHDGLWFQAVEKKYGMDNAIEADAAAWEKFTVIEAKRIKQFLGLPEQGGLEALELALQFRLYAFLNKQEIIRESSHKLIFRMNSCRVQAARERKKMDFFPCKPVGLVEYSGFARAVDPRISTRCICCPPDEPEEGCHCAWEFTLEG
- a CDS encoding acyl-CoA carboxylase subunit beta translates to MSDKNLQMLDLELNEKALSVKKGGAPKYHTGNAKKGKLFARERLELLLDPGSITVEDGLWGNNLAEGLPADGVVTAVGKIHGRTVCVMANDSTVKAGSWGWRTVEKIIRIQETAINMQVPMLYLVDSAGARITDQIEMFPGRRGAGRIFINEVKMSGMIPQICLLFGPSAAGGAYIPAFCDVVFMVDGNASMYLGSPRMAEMVIFEKVTLEEMGGARMHCSVSGCGDLLAATEKEAIEACRRYLTYLPRNYKEKTPLIEALPPVEGRDIEAIVPLEENRAFDMYELINRLIDRDSWFEIKRLFAPELITGLARIGGRAVGILANQSMVKGGVLFVDSADKAARFMNLCDAFNIPLLFLMDVPGFMIGSAVERQGIIRHGAKMISAMSEATVPKVSVVVRKAYGAGLYAMCGPAFEPDCCMALPSAMIAVMGPQAAVNAVYENKINALPPEERPAFVQQKRAEYARDVDIYRLASELVVDHIVGGGELRDELIKRFALYESKEKKFTERKHPVYPV
- a CDS encoding enoyl-CoA hydratase-related protein — encoded protein: MEYQNIKLIKEGHIAIMSINRPEAMNALSTGTAREILAALEEMELDDDVFAAVFTGEGDKAFCVGADLKERKTMTREEMKRQRALFVRAFTAVAEFPKPLVAVVNGFALGGGCEFALGCDFIIASEKASFGLPEVGLAIIPGGGGTQLMPRVIGRSRAKELIFTGRRISAQDAYKLGLVNYVVPPEQLMEKTIQVMREIVKNGPVALRQAKRSINLGVELELNTALALEAECYNVCLATEDRDEGLLAFNEKRKPVYKGR
- a CDS encoding pyruvate carboxyltransferase, with product MFELQYPKKVIIGDITVRDGFQHEEIVVPTNAKLWVLEELILAGFKEVEITNLGNPKGMPQFADADELFYKLYNSKRVKDKLPDVELTAITIREKAVERAIELKQRGYGPTRILQMVSTSASHMVKNSGLDHQSYWKMTEESIKKAHDAGIKVNGTVSTIWGCPMEGPTELKDAVEFTKRYLELGADDIEHADHDGSAPPNKVYEYFSMILDAMPDPNLHVAHFHVTRGWGLANVLAALQAGITRFECTMGGTGGQPANFVGGCPVSGTGSYYYQDPNIVGLVSTEDMVVMMDEMGIDTGVDVDRVLEIGRVMEKILGRRLRSECIKTGRIPKKATGF
- a CDS encoding hydroxymethylglutaryl-CoA lyase, with the protein product MHWPEKVLIREVGPRDGLQNEKTKVSTEDKIVLIKQLAGAGITAIEATSFVHPRAVPQLNDAEAVLSGLGDLGRGVTVSALVGNIRGVERALAVSHTCLREIVVVVSASEAHNRANLNCSIAHALRELKEIDRSAGGVLQVRGTVATAFGCSYQGDINSSDVFKVVEGMRTAGIRRIGLADTAGLGNPRQVYNLVREAAVRYPGTSWGLHLHDTRGWGLACAITGMLAGVSALESSIGGLGGCPFSPGAAGNLATGSLVRVLKSMGIHTGVDSRRLDHCVRFAEKCLGRYLLL
- a CDS encoding 4Fe-4S dicluster domain-containing protein, with the protein product MRGNAPDYWREGGHKNMFMVQIDPDKCEGCGECASSCPAEILEMDGDKAVVAGDPSDCLGCETCISVCPNGAVTLTES
- a CDS encoding HIT domain-containing protein, encoding MDRLWAPWRGVYIGKEHDAECIFCEKLNAGVDKDRENYVLYRGDKVFVILNIYPYNNGHLLVAPKRHVGDIEALTVDEMQELFTVTQRMVGMQRGAFNPDGFNVGINLGKIAGAGIPGHLHIHIVPRWGGDTNFMPVLGDVRVISEALETTYTKLKQALECE
- a CDS encoding alpha/beta-type small acid-soluble spore protein, whose product is MAQGQNRNRKLIPQAGNAMDQFKYETAAELGIQNYQGYLGDLPSRVNGAVGGNMVKKMIAAYEQSLAQGQQPPTPQVTNQQPTP
- a CDS encoding DUF763 domain-containing protein, which translates into the protein MSQTTVWGDEIMRTGIANLPLHGHRCPRWLFNRMVRLSAAIVEAVVEEFGAREVLRRMSDPFWFQAFGCVVGFDWHSSGLTTVLCGALKQGMADRQKDAGVFFAGGKAMTSRKTPHEIADYTDRYALPDNVADLQYASRMCAKVDSAAVQDGYQIYQHFFVFTGDGSWAVVQQGMDGQNGWARRYHWLSDNLHSYVKEPHSAVCGQRGLNVLNMVSQASGQARNVSVFQTREQPEKIITALKKIAALPQEQIARLHLPAAHPVPQAGRIEKALRRLYELAPENYEQLLAVEGVGPAAVRAFALVGEVVYGVRASFQDPVRYSFAHGGKDGHPYPVDRKNYDRSIDMLETALRRVRVGQRDKLDALSRLAALQKGFSH
- the pyrE gene encoding orotate phosphoribosyltransferase, which encodes MNNREILKELLDARAFERRTVVLSSGKTSHYYFDGRKVSLNPQGAYLIAQIICDMLMNENVDAVGGLTMGADPIVGALGPVAYQRGLNLSLFIVRKEAKKHGTRQQIEGPPLLPGQRVVIVDDVITTGGSVIKAVQAVREIGCEVVKAIALVDRLEGGTKNLEEMGVRVESMFTAADFGL